TTTATAGTTTTTATCACCTTGGACTTTTTCAAATCCACAACGCTGATGTTATCGCTCATTTGATTGGAAACGTAAAGCGTATCATTTTGCGGATCAATGGTTACACGTCCTGGCGTGATTCCCTGTTTTATTCCAAATTCCCCAGGTTTCCATATCCATACGGTCTTCTTCACACTCAGAGAATTCACATAAGCTGTAGTTGACTGAGCGAATACATTCACGCCGATGATCATCACGGCGAGCAACACTACTAATGAAACCGACTTTTTCATTTTCATAACTCTTCCTCCTTCGATTTGGACTATGTTAAGAGATTGATGTAAAATCATTCCTGCAACTTTAAATCTGAAAACATACATAAGAACAGATGGAAACTCGTGTGGTTCTCTTTTCAAGATCGCAGGCAACGTCTTCAATGGACTTCCTCAACATGTTTTTGAAGATACTACGATGTAATCTCATCAAGTCCTTTTTTTACGTCGTTTATTTCTCTCGCTTGTTCTAAAATTTCTCCTTTTCTCATGCACGTCACTCCTTTGAACTCACTCACCCGGACTTTGATTTCTTTTCCAGTCAAGAAAAGTTACCGAATAAATCGCCGCATCTTTTGAATAATGCAGTTCACATGGAAATAGTTCACAATATCCGCAAAATTCCATTCCTCTTTCTTTGCAACATTTGTATATTCTGCATTTTGTCGTTGTAGCATCTTTACATCCTTTGCAATTTCCAAGGATGTAGTTTCTACAACCACCACAATAAATTCCACATGGAGCCACAAGTTCTGAACGATAATCGTTTTTCAATTTAAGAAGGCTCCTTTCCCAATATTTTATTAACACAACTTGAGAATTGCATGTATCACTCCCATTTGAATGTGAAAAGTGATATCCCAGCTCCAACAATGAAAACAATGGCAAGTACTATGAAGTCCATCGTGAAGCTACCAATTTTAGCTCCGAACCATCCACCGTTTAACAAGTTCACTCCATAAGTGAATGGTATTACCTTCGCAATATTTTTCATCACCGGTGGCATGAGTTGAATGGGATAAACTGCTCCCGTCAGAAAGATCATTGGCAAATATATGAAATTTCCTATCACAGTCGCGGCTTTGGAATTTGGAGAAATACTCGCAACCATCAAGCCAACCGAGTACGTGCTTATCGCCGTTATGATGTATGCTATGAGCATTGTCCACGCATTTCCATAGAAATTCGCGTTGAATACTATCTTTCCAACTACAACAAGCAACAGCGCTCCTGCCATCGACATTATGAAATTCACGATGAACTGTGAAAACAATATTTGAAATGGGCTTATCGGTGTTGCCATGAATCTTTTGAGAATTTTCTTTTCTCTTGCCATGCTCACATCCACGGGAAAAGTGACAACTCCCGTGATCAATATGACTATCATCATGAAAGAAGGAATCTCAACTTCCACCATGCCGTAGCCTCCAAGCTGGGCCATTGGTTTGTTTCCAGACATTCCTCCAAATATGAGAAGCAAAATAGATGAGAAAAACAAAACGTAGAATACGCTTGATGTGCTTCTGAAAAAAAGCTTGAATTCGTTTTTTGTCAGTGCGGCAAATGCTTTCATTTTATTTTTCCACCTCCAACGGCTCTTTTACGATGTTTAAATACACATCCTCAAGATTGGGTTTTACGATCGAAAATTCTCTAAATTCGATTTTTTTGCCCGTTAAATAATTCATGACAT
This genomic interval from Mesoaciditoga lauensis cd-1655R = DSM 25116 contains the following:
- a CDS encoding ABC transporter permease; the encoded protein is MKAFAALTKNEFKLFFRSTSSVFYVLFFSSILLLIFGGMSGNKPMAQLGGYGMVEVEIPSFMMIVILITGVVTFPVDVSMAREKKILKRFMATPISPFQILFSQFIVNFIMSMAGALLLVVVGKIVFNANFYGNAWTMLIAYIITAISTYSVGLMVASISPNSKAATVIGNFIYLPMIFLTGAVYPIQLMPPVMKNIAKVIPFTYGVNLLNGGWFGAKIGSFTMDFIVLAIVFIVGAGISLFTFKWE
- a CDS encoding DUF3795 domain-containing protein → MKNDYRSELVAPCGIYCGGCRNYILGNCKGCKDATTTKCRIYKCCKERGMEFCGYCELFPCELHYSKDAAIYSVTFLDWKRNQSPGE